The Panicum virgatum strain AP13 chromosome 3N, P.virgatum_v5, whole genome shotgun sequence genome includes the window CTAATGGATTTGCCTTCAGAATGACTCAAACTGAAGTAGTAAAATGATTGACTAGAAATATAAAACTGCCTATTCCTTCAAGCGAGCTGTGTTGACAAGTTATTGACATGAATGAAAGTGTAAATAGTAAGGCGACTCTTTGTGGTTATTAGGGTCTATTACATGGTTTTGTATCTGGCAGGACAAAATGAACTTGTCCTCATGATTATGTCTCTAATTGAATGagactttttctattttttaagaATGTGAGTGTCTTATACTTTTCAAGCAATCCATGTCAGCAATTTGTGGTTGTGACTAGAAATAGCCTGGTTCTTGACATCTAGATGTACTCTTCCAGAGCCTACTAGTACGGGACAACATTGAACTTGCTAGACTCAAACTTTATACTTAAGTTAGTACACTGGTAAACAACAGGGCACACCAGTTTTTTGAACCAATCACCGCACTACAGTTGTCGGTTGTCAATGTCAAAAGTAACCAATTGGTTAACACTGGCAGTCTGAAACATATACTTTGTTAAGCTCTGTTACAGCGATAAAATATGCTACTGGCCTGCTGGttacaaacataaataaacatagAAGTCTTGTTCTTTGAAATGCAATTTGTGGTATATGATGGCTGTTGTTGCCTCTATGAATACATGCTGTTGAAATGCAATTTCTGTTTGATTTCTGTTTCTTATGATTAAGTACACACGTCTGATTACATTGATCTTGTCTTCTGTTTAGCCATGAGGTGCTGATGTTTGAGGCCCTTCGTGAAGCCTTGATAGAAGAGATGAATTTGGACCCAACGGTGTGTGTAATAGGTGAAGATGTTGGTCACTATGGAGGTTCATACAAGGTGACCAAGGGCTTGGCTGATATGTTTGGAGATCTCCGGGTTCTTGATACTCCTATTGCTGAGAACTCTTTCACTGGCATGGGAGTTGGAGCAGCAATGAAGGGGCTCAGGCCGGTTGTTGAAGGCATGAACATGGGTTTCCTTCTCCTTGCCTACAATCAGATCTCGAACAACTGTGGTATGCTCCACTACACTTCAGGTGGTCAGTTCAAGATTCCAATTGTGATCCGAGGACCTGGTGGTGTTGGTCGTCAGCTTGGTGCAGAGCACTCACAGCGTCTCGAGTCGTACTTCCAGTCAATCCCTGGCCTTCAAATGGTTGCTTGCTCTACTCCTTACAATGCAAAGGGCCTGATGAAGGCAGCCATAAGAAGCGAGAACCCTGTGGTGCTGTTTGAGCATGTCCTCTTGTACAACCTGAAGGAGAAAATTCCTGATGAGGAATACATCTGCTGCCTGGAGGAGGCCGAGATGGTGCGCCCAGGTGAGCACGTGACCATCCTCACGTACTCCAGGATGAGGTACCACGTGATGCAGGCTGCCAAGACCCTAGTGAACAAAGGTTACGACCCTGAGGTCATCGACATCAGGTCTCTGAAGCCGTTCGATCTGCACACGATCGGGAACTCGATCAAGAAGACACATCGCGTGCTCATCGTGGAGGAGTGCATGCGGACCGGCGGCATCGGCGCCAGCCTGAGGTCCGCCATCATCGACAACTTCTGGGACTACCTGGACGCCCCCATCATGTGCCTGTCGTCGCAGGACGTGCCGACCCCGTATGCCGCGACTCTGGAGGATGCCACCGTGGTGCAGCCTGCACAGATCGTGGCGGCAGTGGAGCAGATCTGCCAATGATCGTAGTATCACGACATTGCTAAGTTACGTTGTTTGTGGATTCATAAACACCATGTTCTGTGTTTGTTTTGCCATGTTGGTAACACTTGATTGTGGCGTAGACATGTTATATTTCTCATCGGTGCATATTCTACAAGATTTGATGCCCTATGCAGCTGGTCCTTGTTCTCCAATGTTAGGTTTGAGCATTTGGTTGCAGTGATCAGTTTCCATACACATGGTTGGGGTGGACATATAGCGTTGCATAGTTTCTAGTTTGGTACCGGTACAGTGATATCATTTGGCTCGTACTCCCCCCATTCTATGTAAGGCGTTTAGGTTGTCCTAAGTTAAATCTAGGCAATTATGCCTGTGGTTGCTACGGATAGAGTTGATATAATTATTGGATACGTATAGTTGTTTGTTTGTTAGTTTGTAGGAATCATATAATTGCCTGTTTGTTAATTTGTCGGAATCTAtgtgatcgagtcgtggacgaATGACTGATTCGACTCGTATACGGGATGAACTAAGGTCCATCTATTAATGGTATAAGACAGATCAAATCAAAGACGGAccaagccaaaaatataggtgGACCAAACAAAAAAGTTAGGTGAATATCTTACTCGCTCTAGAAATAGGTATatctaaagcgagtaaggttttTACCTAAATTTTTGGTGTGGTCCGTCATGTGTCATTGACAGGTAGATCTTAATTCATCCCGTATGCAAGTCGGACTAGCCCTCCGTCCATGACTCGATAATGTAGATCTCTACAAATTAACACACGGGCAACTATACACATAATTTTTGGTATGTGAGGCGGACCAGCCCCCTTCGTCCACAACTCAATCATGTAAATCCCTACAATTAAAGCACAGACACCCTCATGGAAAACAATTATTACTCCGTAATGACGGTTGCCATGCCAAGTTTGGTATCGGATTCTTGGAATGTGCAGCAAGCATTGCATTTCCTTTACCTTTTgtctttattcttttttttttgcaaggaacttTATTCTCTTTTTAGGTCACCCTCATGCATAACTGTCGTCTTGCGTTTTACGTACTCA containing:
- the LOC120666960 gene encoding pyruvate dehydrogenase E1 component subunit beta-3, chloroplastic-like; the protein is MAAAASSTLHGVGAVASAKPRSAAPAAARRSVRVAAAAAKGGAGPARGRMVARSAVAAKADQAAAAAGSKSGGHEVLMFEALREALIEEMNLDPTVCVIGEDVGHYGGSYKVTKGLADMFGDLRVLDTPIAENSFTGMGVGAAMKGLRPVVEGMNMGFLLLAYNQISNNCGMLHYTSGGQFKIPIVIRGPGGVGRQLGAEHSQRLESYFQSIPGLQMVACSTPYNAKGLMKAAIRSENPVVLFEHVLLYNLKEKIPDEEYICCLEEAEMVRPGEHVTILTYSRMRYHVMQAAKTLVNKGYDPEVIDIRSLKPFDLHTIGNSIKKTHRVLIVEECMRTGGIGASLRSAIIDNFWDYLDAPIMCLSSQDVPTPYAATLEDATVVQPAQIVAAVEQICQ